The following proteins are co-located in the Solanum pennellii chromosome 1, SPENNV200 genome:
- the LOC114076467 gene encoding putative F-box protein At1g52490 encodes MNRSIPRDIVVEILSWLPAKSLMRFKCVNKFFNFIIFESDFTNIHKYRSLIRPDGTKFFLHGSDFYCTSQNSASILQIESFCELPFHIHIDTLLNCVNGLFLLWQPLSVQPATILNPSTREVRYLPNLIEGFSWCHYSLGFEPEENKYKVLSTIIYDQNGCIKNMVFTLGIDESWRETKHIPPLILCKPGICINGVIYRFVFHRGLAIVAFDVKTENSKLIAFRGVSHGWSYELIEVKGKLAVVEYEICSYEKIHLFVFEQTRKGEEWKSYAIQFPSTWKYIQQEIILDVRLSCTSCDGKILFITNLKSGTLCLCYDVTRQSWRKLEIKGLRKNHRIIGICSYVERLVM; translated from the coding sequence ATGAATCGATCAATTCCTCGAGATATAGTCGTTGAAATATTGTCATGGCTTCCTGCTAAGTCTTTAATGCGTTTTAAGTGtgttaataaattctttaattttattattttcgaATCAGATTTTACGAATATCCATAAATATCGATCTCTTATCCGTCCCGATGGAACAAAATTCTTTTTGCACGGTAGTGATTTTTATTGCACCTCACAAAACTCTGCCTCCATTCTTCAAATAGAGAGTTTTTGTGAACTCCCCTTTCATATCCATATAGATACTCTTTTGAATTGTGTTAACGGTTTATTTTTACTTTGGCAACCATTATCTGTGCAACCTGCCACAATTTTAAACCCTAGTACAAGAGAAGTCAGATATCTTCCAAACCTAATCGAAGGTTTTTCTTGGTGTCACTATTCATTAGGTTTTGAGCCAGAAGAAAACAAGTACAAAGTTCTTTCGACAATAATATATGATCAAAATGGTTGCATAAAAAACATGGTTTTCACTTTAGGCATAGACGAGTCATGGAGAGAGACTAAACACATTCCCCCTCTTATTTTGTGTAAGCCCGGGATTTGCATCAACGGAGTTATCTATAGGTTTGTTTTCCATAGAGGACTTGCTATAGTTGCATTTGATGTTAAGACGGAAAATTCCAAACTTATTGCATTTAGGGGCGTCTCTCATGGGTGGTCTTACGAGTTAATAGAGGTGAAGGGTAAACTAGCTGTCGTAGAATATGAAATATGCTCGTATGAAAAAATCCACTTGTTTGTTTTTGAACAAACTCGAAAAGGAGAAGAATGGAAGAGTTATGCTATTCAATTCCCTTCTACATGGAAGTATATACAACAAGAAATCATACTCGATGTCAGATTATCATGCACGTCTTGTGATGGGAAGATCTTATTCATTACGAATTTAAAGTCTGGTACTTTATGTTTGTGTTATGATGTCACGAGACAGAgttggagaaaattggaaattAAGGGGCTTCGTAAGAACCACCGCATCATAGGCATTTGTAGTTATGTAGAAAGACTAGTTATGTAG
- the LOC107010582 gene encoding uncharacterized protein LOC107010582, which translates to MATWGAFFGTRVMEIVKKHDSGGLVWKKIKLTSTRKANAKKRLRRVWQNEAVLRACSEPPPSETSQIDAGQVSNVQLKTGKS; encoded by the exons ATGGCGACATGGGGTGCATTTTTTGGTACAAGGGTTATGGAAATAGTGAAGAAGCATGACTCCGGAGGCCTTGTTTGGAAGAAAATTAAGCTCACATCTACTCGCAAAGCTAATGCCAAGAAACGTCTTCGCCGTGTTTGGCAG AATGAAGCTGTCTTGAGGGCATGTTCTGAACCACCTCCATCCGAAACTTCACAGATTGATGCTGGACAAGTAAGTAATGTGCAGTTAAAAACCGGTAAGAGTTAG
- the LOC107005051 gene encoding NAC domain-containing protein 83, translating into MEKVNFVKNGVLRLPPGFRFRPTDEELVVQYLKRKVFSFPLPASIIPEVEVYKSDPWDLPGDVEQEKYFFSTKEVKYPNGNRSNRATNSGYWKATGIDKQIILRGRQQQQQLIGLKKTLVFYRGKSPHGCRTNWIMHEYRLANLESNHHPIQGNWVICRIFLKRRGNTKNKEENMTTHDEIRNEEIDKDSPVVLVKMSSRESETLASTNSELKKKASIIFYDFMGRDNSNGVAASSSSSGITDLTTTNEESDDHEENTSSFNNFTTFKRKIN; encoded by the exons atggagaaggttaattttgttaaaaatggTGTATTAAGATTACCCCCAGGTTTTCGATTTCGTCCTACCGATGAAGAACTTGTGGTACAATACTTGAAGCGTAAAGTCTTCTCTTTTCCTTTGCCAGCATCTATTATCCCTGAAGTTGAAGTTTACAAATCTGATCCTTGGGATTTGCCAG gTGATGTGGAGCaagaaaagtatttttttagcACTAAGGAAGTGAAGTATCCAAATGGGAATAGGTCAAATAGAGCAACAAATTCAGGATATTGGAAGGCTACTGGAATTGACAAGCAAatcatattaag gggacgacaacaacaacaacaattgaTAGGATTGAAGAAAACACTTGTCTTTTATAGAGGAAAATCTCCACATGGTTGTAGGACCAATTGGATTATGCACGAATATCGTCTTGCCAATCTCGAATCTAACCACCACCCAATCCAG GGAAATTGGGTTATCTGTCgaattttcttgaaaagaagAGGCAATACTAAAAATAAGGAGGAAAACATGACAACACATGATGAGATTAGAAACGAAGAAATTGATAAAGACTCGCCCGTTGTTTTAGTTAAAATGAGTTCTCGAGAATCTGAGACATTGGCTTCCACGAATAGTGAACTGAAGAAGAAGGCATCGATAATATTTTACGATTTTATGGGGAGGGATAATTCGAACGGAGTTGCAGCTTCATCATCAAGTAGTGGAATCACTGATTTGACTACTACTAATGAAGAATCTGATGATCATGAAGAAAATACtagtagttttaataattttactacttttaaaagaaaaattaattaa